From the genome of Pseudomonas sp. TMP9, one region includes:
- a CDS encoding beta-agarase, with protein MQTGVLLSLLLGYCSVGVTAERQELFNFVRPMDAVQVTTQDAELPNRIGEPTPEGEVLRRVTFHPAAQPSLRLTPQNGSWDWSQQALVSLRVQNAMDWALTLDVLIESADGQRLNTRIALPAGPAQTLLIPLHAASPRDHGMRAGVPMPWMHKGQRLLLVDTVSGALDLSQVSAVTLSMPQPQAPQHILISQFGVNAEQLSDAAYAGIVDSYGQFVRSNWPGKIKNDEQLQQAAAQERKQLNSWLAERPAQDKFAGWTGGMPFEASGFFRTEKRDDRWFLVTPEGHPFYSLGVNAVTAQQSATYVEGREAMFAGLPQPGEALAAYFGSSDSRSDTGANQGRAFASGRWFDFYKANVQRSYNQVDPAAWRALSQDRLQAWGFNTLGNWSEPAFGGDARMPFSIPLSIHGDYATISTGVDWWGAMPDPFDPRFAMATERAVAIASRDHRDNPWLLGYFADNELSWAGPADDPNNRYALAYATLRLTTDVPAKRAFLKLLRDKYRNQNGLSRAWGIELPAWELMEDPGFKAPLPSAEFPAIERDMQAFLRLYAETYFKTIADSLDWHAPNHMLLGGRFASSIPEAVTACARFCDVLSFNFYTREPQQGYDFAMLRKLDKPLMVTEFHFGSRDRGPFWGGVAEVYKEEERGPAYANFLNKALQEPQIVGLHWFQYLDQPVTGRLLDGENGHLGLVAITDRPWKGFVNAVRNANLAVPKTLLKPAPAPATEAP; from the coding sequence CTGCAAACAGGTGTTCTGCTCTCGCTGCTGTTGGGTTATTGCAGCGTGGGTGTTACGGCAGAGCGGCAGGAGCTGTTCAACTTTGTCCGGCCAATGGACGCCGTCCAAGTCACAACGCAGGATGCTGAATTGCCCAATCGCATTGGCGAGCCTACGCCTGAGGGCGAAGTGCTGCGCCGGGTGACCTTCCATCCTGCGGCGCAGCCGAGCCTGCGTCTTACCCCGCAAAACGGCAGTTGGGACTGGTCGCAGCAGGCGTTGGTCAGCCTGCGTGTGCAAAACGCTATGGACTGGGCGCTGACCTTGGATGTGCTGATCGAAAGCGCCGACGGCCAACGTTTAAACACCCGCATTGCTTTACCGGCCGGCCCAGCGCAGACCTTGCTGATTCCCTTGCACGCCGCATCACCTCGTGACCACGGCATGCGCGCGGGGGTGCCGATGCCTTGGATGCATAAGGGCCAGCGGCTGTTGCTGGTGGACACGGTCAGTGGTGCGCTGGACTTAAGCCAGGTCAGTGCAGTCACCCTGTCGATGCCGCAACCGCAAGCGCCCCAGCATATTTTGATAAGCCAATTTGGCGTGAATGCTGAGCAGCTCTCAGATGCAGCCTATGCCGGTATCGTCGACAGCTACGGTCAGTTTGTGCGCAGCAACTGGCCGGGCAAAATCAAAAACGATGAGCAACTGCAGCAAGCCGCCGCGCAGGAACGAAAGCAACTCAATAGCTGGCTGGCTGAACGCCCAGCACAGGATAAATTTGCCGGCTGGACAGGCGGCATGCCGTTTGAAGCGAGCGGTTTCTTCCGTACTGAAAAGCGCGATGATCGTTGGTTTTTGGTCACGCCTGAAGGGCATCCGTTCTACTCACTGGGTGTCAACGCCGTCACTGCGCAACAGAGTGCCACCTATGTTGAGGGCCGCGAGGCGATGTTCGCCGGCCTGCCGCAACCGGGTGAGGCGCTGGCGGCTTACTTCGGCAGCTCTGACAGCCGCAGTGACACCGGTGCCAACCAAGGTCGGGCGTTTGCCAGCGGGCGTTGGTTTGATTTCTATAAAGCCAACGTGCAACGCAGTTACAACCAGGTTGACCCCGCAGCTTGGCGCGCGCTCAGTCAAGACCGGCTGCAAGCTTGGGGCTTCAATACCCTGGGTAATTGGAGTGAGCCAGCCTTTGGCGGCGACGCACGCATGCCGTTTAGCATTCCGCTGTCGATACATGGTGACTACGCCACCATCAGTACGGGCGTTGATTGGTGGGGCGCGATGCCTGACCCCTTCGACCCGCGCTTTGCCATGGCCACCGAGCGTGCGGTGGCGATTGCCTCACGCGATCACCGTGATAACCCTTGGCTGCTAGGTTATTTCGCCGATAACGAGCTGTCGTGGGCCGGCCCTGCGGATGACCCCAATAACCGTTATGCCTTGGCCTACGCCACCTTGCGTCTGACTACCGATGTGCCGGCCAAGCGCGCTTTTCTCAAGCTGCTGCGGGACAAATATCGTAATCAGAATGGGCTGTCGCGGGCCTGGGGTATCGAGCTGCCGGCGTGGGAATTGATGGAAGATCCGGGCTTTAAGGCGCCGCTGCCCAGCGCTGAGTTTCCGGCCATCGAGCGCGACATGCAGGCGTTTTTGCGCCTGTATGCCGAGACTTACTTCAAAACCATTGCGGACTCTCTCGACTGGCACGCACCGAATCACATGTTGTTGGGCGGTCGTTTTGCCAGCAGCATCCCCGAGGCGGTAACGGCATGCGCGCGTTTCTGCGATGTGCTGAGCTTCAATTTCTACACCCGTGAGCCGCAGCAGGGTTATGACTTTGCCATGCTGCGTAAGTTAGACAAGCCGCTGATGGTCACCGAATTTCACTTCGGCTCGCGAGACCGTGGGCCGTTCTGGGGCGGTGTTGCCGAGGTTTATAAGGAAGAGGAGCGTGGTCCGGCTTATGCAAATTTCCTCAACAAAGCTCTGCAAGAGCCGCAGATCGTGGGTCTGCATTGGTTTCAGTACCTTGATCAGCCCGTGACCGGTCGTTTACTGGATGGCGAAAATGGTCATTTAGGGTTGGTAGCCATTACCGATCGACCTTGGAAGGGGTTCGTCAACGCGGTGCGTAACGCCAACTTGGCTGTGCCAAAAACCTTGCTCAAGCCCGCGCCTGCGCCCGCCACTGAAGCGCCCTAA
- the dinG gene encoding ATP-dependent DNA helicase DinG, which yields MLSTELKSQIQGAYSRFLEAKSLKPRYGQRLMIAEIAKVLGAIQTDEEGRRSGEPAVVAVEAGTGTGKTVAYSLAAIPTAKAAGKRLVIATATVALQEQIVHKDLPDLMRNSGLNFSFALAKGRGRYLCLSKLDMLLQEGQAQSATAQLFEEEGFKIDVDEQSQKLFTAMIEKLAGNKWDGDRDSWPEELEDARWSQLTTDHSQCTSRHCPNFQQCAFYKAREGMGKVDVIVTNHDMVLADLALGGGAVLPDPRDTLYVFDEGHHLPDKAIGHFAHFTRLRSTADWLEQTAKNLAKLLAQHPLPGDLGRLIEQVPELAREIKTQQQFMFAACEQVAEFKPGEDMQGRERPRHRFIGGVVPPHLIELGVELKKGFSKLTELFTGVTEKLKEAMDGEATVGIASHQAEEWYPLFGSLLARAQGSWELWLAFTAEDPETSPPMARWLTLADSGALFDIEVNASPILAAETLRRNLWNVAYGALVTSATLTALGTFDRYRMRAGLPKVAVTTVVPSPFHHADAGVLRVPNLNADPRDAVAHTAAIIRDLPGLVEGSRGTLVLFSSRKQMQDVFEGLERDWRKRVFIQGNLSKQETLNKHKARVDSGEESVLFGLASFAEGVDLPGAYCEHVVIAKIPFAVPDDPVEAALAEWIEARGGNPFMEIAVPDASLRLVQACGRLLRTEEDRGIITLLDRRVVTQRYGKSILNALPPFRREIS from the coding sequence ATGCTCAGTACTGAACTCAAGTCCCAGATCCAGGGCGCTTACTCGCGTTTTCTCGAAGCCAAGTCGCTCAAGCCGCGCTATGGCCAGCGCTTGATGATTGCTGAAATTGCCAAGGTGCTGGGCGCGATTCAAACCGACGAAGAAGGCCGGCGCTCGGGTGAGCCAGCCGTTGTAGCGGTTGAGGCTGGTACCGGTACGGGTAAGACCGTGGCCTACAGCTTGGCGGCAATTCCGACAGCTAAGGCTGCGGGCAAGCGGCTGGTAATCGCCACGGCCACTGTGGCGTTGCAAGAACAGATTGTGCACAAAGACCTGCCAGACTTGATGCGCAACAGCGGCTTGAACTTTAGCTTCGCCTTGGCCAAAGGTCGTGGCCGCTACCTGTGCTTGTCCAAGCTGGACATGTTGCTGCAGGAAGGCCAAGCGCAAAGCGCCACTGCGCAGTTATTCGAGGAAGAAGGCTTCAAGATCGATGTGGATGAGCAAAGTCAGAAGCTCTTCACCGCCATGATCGAGAAGCTCGCCGGTAATAAGTGGGATGGCGACCGCGACAGCTGGCCCGAAGAGCTGGAAGATGCGCGTTGGTCGCAACTGACCACTGACCACAGCCAGTGCACCAGCCGCCATTGCCCAAACTTCCAACAATGCGCTTTTTATAAAGCGCGTGAGGGCATGGGTAAGGTCGATGTCATCGTCACCAATCACGACATGGTCTTGGCCGACCTGGCTCTAGGCGGTGGTGCGGTGCTGCCAGACCCGCGCGACACTCTGTATGTCTTTGACGAAGGCCACCACTTGCCGGATAAAGCTATTGGCCACTTCGCCCACTTTACACGCCTGCGTTCGACTGCTGACTGGCTGGAGCAGACCGCCAAAAATCTCGCCAAGTTGCTCGCTCAACATCCGCTACCCGGTGATCTTGGGCGCTTGATTGAGCAAGTGCCGGAGTTGGCGCGGGAGATCAAAACCCAGCAACAATTTATGTTCGCCGCCTGTGAGCAGGTGGCTGAATTTAAGCCCGGTGAAGACATGCAGGGCCGCGAACGGCCTCGCCATCGCTTTATTGGCGGTGTGGTGCCGCCGCACCTGATAGAGCTGGGCGTCGAACTGAAAAAGGGCTTCTCCAAGCTCACTGAACTTTTTACTGGGGTGACGGAAAAACTCAAAGAAGCCATGGACGGCGAGGCCACTGTTGGCATCGCCAGCCATCAGGCCGAAGAATGGTACCCGTTGTTCGGCAGCCTATTGGCGCGTGCGCAAGGCAGTTGGGAATTGTGGTTGGCGTTCACTGCCGAAGACCCGGAAACCAGCCCGCCGATGGCGCGTTGGCTCACGCTGGCTGACAGCGGCGCATTGTTTGATATTGAAGTTAACGCCAGCCCGATCTTGGCGGCGGAAACCCTGCGGCGAAATCTATGGAATGTCGCTTATGGCGCACTGGTGACGTCGGCCACCCTGACAGCGCTGGGTACCTTTGATCGCTATCGCATGCGCGCAGGCTTACCCAAAGTAGCTGTTACCACTGTGGTGCCAAGCCCTTTTCATCATGCCGATGCCGGCGTACTGCGGGTACCCAATTTGAATGCTGATCCGCGTGATGCGGTGGCGCATACGGCGGCGATTATTCGTGATTTGCCTGGTTTGGTTGAGGGCTCGCGCGGCACGCTGGTGCTGTTTTCCTCACGCAAACAAATGCAGGACGTATTCGAGGGCCTGGAGCGCGACTGGCGCAAACGGGTATTTATTCAAGGCAACCTGTCCAAGCAGGAAACCCTCAATAAACACAAAGCGCGGGTCGATAGCGGTGAGGAAAGCGTGTTGTTTGGTCTGGCCAGCTTTGCTGAAGGTGTCGATTTGCCGGGCGCCTATTGCGAGCATGTGGTGATCGCCAAGATCCCCTTTGCCGTGCCAGATGATCCGGTTGAGGCAGCGCTTGCCGAGTGGATCGAGGCGCGCGGCGGCAATCCGTTTATGGAAATCGCTGTGCCGGATGCTTCGCTGCGGTTGGTACAAGCCTGCGGCCGTCTGCTGCGCACTGAGGAGGATCGCGGCATCATTACCCTGCTCGACCGGCGTGTTGTCACGCAGCGTTACGGCAAGTCAATTCTTAATGCGTTGCCGCCGTTTCGTCGAGAAATCAGCTAA
- a CDS encoding CopD family protein gives MTPYDFIYSLHLLAAVVWVGGMFFAWMVLRPAAVSALEAPPRLRLWLEVFPRFFYWVWAAVIVLPVTGVGMLQLRFSGFSNAPRYVDVMTGLFIVMLALFLRIKVLQLPELRRAVTAQEWSNGGAVLGRIRRLVGINLVLGLLVVAIAGARPSL, from the coding sequence ATGACGCCCTATGACTTCATCTATAGCCTGCACCTGCTCGCCGCCGTGGTGTGGGTGGGCGGTATGTTCTTCGCTTGGATGGTTTTACGCCCGGCAGCCGTCAGCGCACTGGAAGCACCACCGCGCCTTAGACTATGGCTGGAGGTCTTTCCGCGATTTTTTTACTGGGTATGGGCAGCCGTGATTGTGTTACCGGTTACCGGCGTGGGCATGCTGCAGCTGCGCTTTAGTGGCTTTAGCAACGCGCCGCGTTATGTGGATGTGATGACTGGGCTGTTCATCGTTATGCTGGCGCTGTTTTTGCGAATTAAAGTCCTGCAATTACCAGAACTGCGCCGCGCGGTGACGGCACAAGAGTGGTCGAACGGTGGCGCGGTACTTGGCCGTATTCGTCGCTTAGTCGGTATCAACCTGGTGCTGGGGTTGCTGGTGGTAGCCATCGCCGGCGCACGCCCCTCATTGTAA
- a CDS encoding collagen-like protein, whose amino-acid sequence MRKLLALVALCSPLALAQTVIEVDSHAVLRLPNSTNVLLLERLAIADHGTLLIPAGLTEIRVEQLNLGRQARLVIAPGEHVLRLEVTAADIAIGAQISARGAKGSYEKPALPGRDLTVRLHAVTLENLIVDARGGSGAPGYAGLAGADGKPGGCTWGQASRGFDGFDGGDGQPGAAGAQIRLEVPQGFPVEQLQVRLNGGSGGQPGASGAGGQGGISKGCWLYSTDGAGDGKPGQAGRAGESGPDGVLNVVRF is encoded by the coding sequence TCGACTCCCATGCGGTTTTGCGACTGCCGAACAGCACCAATGTGCTGTTGCTGGAACGATTAGCCATTGCCGACCACGGCACCTTGCTGATTCCGGCCGGTTTGACTGAGATCCGTGTGGAACAGCTGAACTTAGGTCGCCAAGCACGCTTGGTGATTGCGCCGGGCGAACATGTGTTGCGCCTTGAGGTGACAGCTGCCGACATTGCTATCGGTGCGCAGATCAGCGCTCGCGGCGCTAAAGGTAGCTATGAGAAACCTGCATTGCCGGGGCGCGATCTAACTGTACGCTTGCACGCCGTGACGCTTGAAAATCTGATTGTGGATGCACGTGGCGGCTCGGGTGCGCCAGGTTATGCAGGCCTGGCCGGTGCAGATGGCAAGCCGGGAGGTTGTACATGGGGTCAAGCCAGTCGCGGCTTTGATGGTTTTGATGGTGGTGACGGTCAGCCGGGTGCTGCCGGTGCGCAGATACGCTTAGAAGTGCCGCAGGGTTTCCCGGTTGAGCAATTGCAGGTTCGTTTAAACGGCGGCAGTGGCGGCCAACCAGGCGCTTCAGGTGCGGGCGGCCAAGGTGGCATAAGTAAAGGTTGCTGGCTTTACAGCACTGACGGCGCGGGTGACGGCAAGCCCGGGCAGGCAGGGCGTGCTGGTGAGTCAGGCCCGGATGGTGTGCTGAATGTGGTGAGGTTCTAA